Proteins from a genomic interval of Danio rerio strain Tuebingen ecotype United States chromosome 4, GRCz12tu, whole genome shotgun sequence:
- the LOC101884898 gene encoding uncharacterized protein: MTDLETTFLRTAITEVLPNLPEATKDILEETLQSIGVETYDDFKFIEESDLLTALRPIQARKVLAAWKLRCQTPETSSSPQPSTALHSSPASSQSSSTSISQSPDVDWVDTFLIPWDKFPQELMQFLERGKRPSPRMRREMVRIVVNEMMRKCSCPNKRNSTEVAKKMVAKYPESLLDVIEGDVVGPGYHSLVKQLQYRIENVKRSTTPKIRKRRHQTDDSDTDEIPPEKRAAIQDTYGCINWHVKFLPLGETSESQEEKKEKMKIMSRQTDADAEEVRHLMKLTFYTQRNQVNQGKNIKCLLEDWPWWFNELGMAVHYKELTGIGLNETFTRNLDLKGKRLLNYFSTVGVNKNKKFLQDLTKFKVMRGELSGCSEDVKEMLMLLLSYFNEKEDAMFCHVEDTCLAEEVEMDKVNLTPTLVVCGQSCFSSKRFMLCVDRTVVHDNIPSFISALCMMFGSYYCFNIHYPSELASTLEFLQRCFFSINPEKGTKVEKTNTARLHVNPRVLTLIQELSDHEWRDV, translated from the exons ATGACTGACTTGGAGACAACATTTCTACGTACTGCCATCACTGAGGTCTTGCCTAACCTTCCAGAGGCAACAAAAGACATTTTAGAAGAGACATTGCAATCCATTGGAGTGGAGACATATGATGATTTTAAGTTTATTGAGGAATCTGATTTGCTGACGGCATTAAGGCCAATCCAAGCTCGAAAAGTCCTTGCTGCTTGGAAGTTAAGAT GCCAGACACCAGAAACAAGCAGCTCACCACAACCTTCCACAGCCTTGCATAGTTCACCTGCAAGTTCTCAATCATCCTCCACCAGCATCTCCCAAAGCCCAGATGTAGACTGGGTGGATACGTTTCTGATACCATGGGATAAATTTCCTCAGGAACTAATGCAATTTTTGGAGAGAGGAAAACGACCAAGTCCACGAATGAGAAGAGAGATGGTCCGGATTGTGGTAAACGAGATGATGCGAAAATGTTCATGCCCAAATAAAAGGAATTCTACTGAAGTTGCCAAAAAGATGGTAGCAAAGTATCCAGAGTCTCTCCTGGATGTAATAGAGGGGGATGTGGTTGGGCCAGGGTACCATTCTTTAGTGAAGCAATTGCAGTATAGGATTGAAAATGTGAAGCGATCTACAACACCCAAAATAAGAAAACGAAGACATCAGACTGATGACTCTGACACGGATGAAATTCCTCCAGAAAAGAGGGCAGCAATTCAGGATACATATGGATGCATTAACTGGCATGTAAAATTCCTGCCACTGGGAGAGACCTCTGAAAGCcaggaggaaaagaaagagaaaatgaagATAATGTCTCGTCAAACTGATGCAGATGCAGAAGAAGTCAGACATCTAATGAAATTGACTTTCTACACACAACGTAACCAAGTAAATCAGGGCAAGAATATAAAATGTCTCCTGGAGGATTGGCCATGGTGGTTTAATGAGCTTGGCATGGCAGTTCACTACAAGGAGCTTACCGGAATTGGTCTTAATGAAACTTTCACCCGGAATCTGGACTTGAAGGGGAAACGACTCCTAAACTACTTCAGTACAGTTGgtgtgaacaaaaacaaaaagttccTGCAGGACTTAACAAAGTTTAAAGTGATGAGGGGAGAGCTAAGTGGTTGCTCTGAAGATGTGAAAGAGATGTTGATGCTTTTGCTTTCCTACTTCAATGAGAAGGAAGATGCTATGTTCTGTCATGTGGAGGACACATGCCTCGCAGAAGAGGTAGAGATGGACAAAGTTAATTTGACCCCAACACTTGTTGTGTGTG GCCAATCCTGCTTTTCATCGAAGCGTTTCATGCTGTGTGTGGATCGAACTGTTGTACATGACAACATCCCCTCCTTCATTTCCGCCCTGTGCATGATGTTTGGGAGCTATTATTGCTTCAACATCCATTACCCATCAGAGCTGGCATCAACCTTGGAGTTTTTGCAGAG GTGTTTCTTCTCTATCAACCCAGAGAAAGGCACTAAAGTGGAGAAGACAAACACAGCCCGTCTTCATGTGAACCCAAGAGTTCTTACCTTGATTCAGGAACTTTCCGATCATGAATGGCGTGATGTCTAA